Sequence from the Bradyrhizobium betae genome:
TCACCAGCCGGCCGCCCCAGCTTGAAACACCGTTTTCCGTGTTCAATGAAAATATCATCACGCCGAACGACGCGTTCTTCGTGCGGTACCACCTGGCCGATGTGCCGCTGGATATCGATCCCGACAAATTTTCCGTCGATATCAAGGGCAAGATCGACAAGCCAATGAAGCTGTCGCTTGCCGACATCAAAAAAATGCCGGCGATGGAATTGATTGCGGTCAATCAATGCTCCGGCAACAGCCGCGGGTTTTTCAACCCGCGCGTCGCCGGTGGTCAGCTTGGTAATGGGGCCATGGGCAATGCGCGCTGGAAAGGCGTACCGCTCAAGACGGTGCTCGACAAGGCCGGTGTCCAGTCAGGCGCCAAGCAAGTCGTGTTCGGCGGCATGGATGGGCCTGTGAGCGACAAGACCCCGGACTTTGCCAAGGCGCTCGAGATTGACCATGCCCGCGACGGCGAGGTGATGCTGGCCTATGCCATGAACGGCCAGGATTTGCCTGTACTAAATGGATTTCCGCTGCGGCTGATCGTGCCGGGATACTACGGCACCTATTGGGTCAAGCACCTCAACGAAATTAACGTCGTCGATAACGTGTTCGACGGCTTCTGGATGAAGACCGCTTATCGCATCCCCGATACCGACTGCGGTTGTGTCGAGCCTGGCACGGCGCCGAAGGCGACGATCCCCATCAACAAGTTCACGGTGCGATCGTTCATCACGAATGTCGCCGATGGAGCCAAGGTAAAAGCTGGCGCGGAAACGCCGCTGAAGGGTATCGCGTTCGACGGCGGCACGGGCATCAAGATGGTGGAAGTCTCGATCGACGGAGGCAAGACATGGACAACGGGAACGCTGGACAAGGACCTTGGCAAATACTCATTCCGCGAATGGCGGTTGCCGGTGAAATTGGCCGCAGGAGCGCATGAGTTAAAGGTTCGTGCAACCAGCAACGACGGCAAGACGCAACCGATGGAAGCGCTCTGGAATCCAGCGGGCTATCTGCGCAACGTGGTCGAGACCGTCCGCGTCACGGCGGCTTGAGGATGATGACCATGAAGCGATTAGCACTCACGTTCGCAGGCGTCGTTGCACTCGCCGTTGCCGGTTCCGGTCTTGCTGTGGTCAGCGCCAAGCCCGTATCTTACAAGCTTCCCGATGAGACTGCGGCGTTTAAGCCTGGTCCCAACCTAGAAGTTGTCCAGAACAACTGCACGGCCTGCCACTCCGCTGACTACGTTAAGACCCAACCGCAGGGTCCAAAGTTCAAGAAGGATTTTTGGCAGGCGGAGGTGACAAAAATGATAAAGGTCTACGGCGCGCCGATTGAAGATGCCGACGTTGGCAAAATCGTGGACTATCTCGCCGCGACTTATTGATGAGCGGCGCAGTTGCCGCGGCGTGCCGATCGGCAACGGAACGCAGGAGGCGGCGTCAGTCGGGCTCGCGATGGCGGCGGCGCCTGGCGGCCGTCGCCACAATTCTAGCGCTGGCAGTTCCGCTCAAAGCCTTCGCCGCGTGTTCCGCACCTGTCGCTGTTCAGGTTCTCGGCTCGGGCGGCCCGGACTCAAACGACGCCCGGGCGAGTTCAGGGTATCTGTTGTGGGTGGATGGCGAAGCGCGGCTTCTGGTCGATGCTGGGGGAGGCGTTTTCCTGCGTTTCGGCGAGGCCAAAGCAAAGTTCGAGTCGCTCGATGCCATCGCCATCACGCATCTGCATGCCGATCACGTCTCCGACCTTCCGGCACTGCTCAAGAGCGGCTTTTTCGGTGAGCGGCAGCGCCCGTTACCGATCGTCGGCCCCAGCGGCGGCAGTGCATTTCCCGGCATGAAGGAATTTATGCGCGCGCTGTTCGATCCAAAACGAGGGGCGTTCCGATATCTGTCGGGTTATCTCGACGGGAGCGGAGGGATGGTTCGCGCTGATATCATCGAAATGAATGCCGCCGCGGCGACGCCAAAAGCTGCCTTTGGAAACGACCGGTTCAAATTGACGGCCATCGGCGTCAAACATGGCCCGGTCCCCGCACTTGGTTATTTGGTCGAGGTCCGCGGTCGCCGCATTGCCTTCGCCGGTGACCAGAATGGCGACAATTCCGCTTTCGCCGCCATGATCAAGGGTGCAGACATCCTCGTAATGGATCACGCTGTGCCAGAAATGGCGGACCCGGTTTCGCGTCAGTTGCATGCGAGGCCGAGTGAAATCGGATTACTCGCCGCCAAGAGCGGCGTGGCTCAACTCGTATTGTCGCACAACATGGCGCGCAGCCTTGGCCCGCTACAGGAAAATCTTGCCATCATACGACAACATTACGATGGACCTACCAAAGTCGCCGAAGATTTGATGTGCTTCGATTGAGCTAAGCGACATTGACAGTAGACGCACGAAGCGATGCAGAACGGCGATATTCCTGACACCAGGAACGGGTCGATTAAAGAATCTAAAGATCACTTCGAGAAATTTTGAAACTCAATACGCGAGCAAGGCGCCTACAACCGCGCCCAGCATATTGAGCGCGTCACGCGTGCCATCAGCCTCTCCCTTTTCGAAGTCATCGTCAGTCTGTCCCATAGTATTAGTGACATGGGCCAAACATAGCAGCCGAACACCCGCAATCCGGGCGAAAGTGTAAAGCGCTGCGGCCTCCATCTCGACGGCAAGGATCCCCTTCTCGCGTGCAGCTTCAATAGCTTCAGCGGTTTCGCGAAACGGGGCGTCCGTCGTCCAGCTTGAGCCAACGACCGCCTGCAGCGTTGTTTCGAGTATCGCATCGGCCGCCACTTTCACCATCTGCGGATCGGCCTCTGCAAATTCAGAAGGGGTCGCATAGTGATAGCTCGTTCCCTCATCGCGGAGCGCTCGATCAATAATGACAAAATACGGCGGAGTTTTTGATGGCAGGATCTGGCCCGCCGACGTTAGGCTCACTAGCAAACGGCAACCACTTGCGAACAATTCTTCTGCCACGAGCACCGCGAATGGGGCTCCCACAACGCGGCCAATAATTCCTACCTGCTGCCCCGCAAGCAGGAATGTGTCGAGCTCGGTATGGTAACAGGGCCAACCTGCAAATGGCTTGGCTCGCCCCGTCTCGCGTAGGACACGCACGAGGTCTCCATCGGGGTCCAGTAGACATACCGAGGGCACCTGAACCGCTGCTATATTCTTTTGGCGTCTTGCCTCGCGCAGCAGCGTCGAAGGTACGAATACTGACGGCGACGAGGCGTGCTTATTGTCGAGTATCGGGGGCGTAACCATTTTGGGTCAACCTTACATCACCGGTGATGAATGGGAGTTTTCATGAGCGACGAGAATCGTCAAGCGCATTGGGATGAAGTCTATACCAGCAAGGGTGAGAATGCGGGTAGCTGGTTTCAGGAGAACCCGGCTCTATCGCTCGAACTGATTAAGCTCGCTGGAGTAACTTCGGCCTCAGCCATCGTGGATATCGGAGGAGGTGCGTCACGTGTTGTTGATGGTCTGATTGCCAACGGGTTCGAGCGTGTAACAGTGCTCGAATGGGTGACGGTGGATGTGACAAAATGGGAGCCGTCAGAAAATTACGATATTTGGCACGATCGCGCAGCGTTTCATTTTCTCACGGAGGCTGCCGATCGCATCGCCTACACGCGCCGACTCAAAACGGCACTCAGATCAGGCGGCCACATTATCATTGGAACGTTTGCTCTAGACGGCCCGGAGCGATGCAGTGGTTTACCAGTCATTCGTTATGATGCGGCAGGTCTGTCAGAAGAGATTGGACCGGAATTTGAATTAATCGCCACCCAGCCGCATGAACATATCACGCCGCGCGGTGCAACGCAGCGATTCCAATTCAGCACTTTCCGAAGAACATAACCGTACTCAATGACATTGCAATTGATCCGAGCGTGATGTTTGTGCGCCTGCACTGAATATCGAAGCAAGCGAAAACCTCTATGTCGTCTCGTCTCGCGGCTCTGCGCTGATGCAGGCCATATACAATGACTATCCGTCAGAGACGTGTCTCCCATAAACGCCGCGCGTTGGCGACGACACAAATTGATCGCCAGCTCTAGGGCACACTCAAGAGCTGGCGGAAATCCGCAGAGCTGCGCTGCCATCGGTTCGACAGTGCTGTACCGTAAGCGTCGGGAATGCGCTGAGCGCAAAAAGTTTTAAGATGTTGATAAGAGCAAGAAATGCTACGCAAAGATTAAAGCTGTGAAAGGTCCGATGGACGTTCTAAATGGGCTCGATTCAATCGACCTCATGGTTTGTAAGATGAGACTGTCAAGGGCGTCAGGATAAAGCGACGTCCGAGCGAATGAACCACGTCCTGTTCGCGCACAAGTCTTGGACCGAAGATTGGCACCATTCTATTGTAATGGAAAAGCCATCGAGTGGGCGCGGCGGTTTCCCTAAGTAGCGTGGCCTTTTGCCCCGGGATGTGAGTGAATTGGCGATGCGCGTTCTGCTCTTGGAAGACGACGCGATGATCGGCGAGGGCCTTTCCCGGACGCTTGCGGAGGAAGGCATGTCGGTAGATTGGGTGCGCGCCGGCGGAGAGGCGGAAGCCGCGCTCGCCGATGGCGGACATGCGATTGTGCTGCTCGACCTCGGGCTGCCTGGCGTTGAAGGTCTCGATCTTTTGAAGGCGGCGCGGAGCCGGGGGTTCGATACACCTGTGCTGATCATCACGGCGCGCGAAGGGCTTGATTCTCGGGTGGCCGGGCTCGATCTCGGCGCGGACGACTATCTCGTCAAACCGTTCGAGACACGGGAGTTGCTCGCCAGAATGCGCGCGGTCCTTCGCCGTCGGGCGGGCAGCGCGACATCCTATCTGGTGACGGGCACGATTGAGCTCAACACCGAGACCCATGAGTTGTCGCATGCCGACATCGTGCAGGTATTGCCTGCCCGCGAGTACGCTTTGATGCACGCCTTGATGGAGCGCCCGGGTCGTATTCTTTCCCGCGCGCAGGTGGAGGAGCGTATTTACGGCTGGGGAGAAGAGGTGGAAAGCAACGCGGTCGATGCCCTGATCTACTCGATACGGCGCAAGTTTGGGAAGGACATCATCTTCAATGTGAGGGGGGCGGGCTGGATGGTACAAAAATCATGACGACGGTATCGCTCCGGCGAGCAACCCTTGTCTCGATGACCGTTCTTCTGACCTTGGTCGGCGCCGCCGCGATGTTGCTCGCCTACAAGCTTGCGCGTGACGAAGCCGCTGATTTTCTTGACGGGCAGCTACGCCAGGTTGCACTCAACGCCGGTTTGGGTCTTCCCGATGCTGACGCGCCGCCGGCCAGCGATCAGGATCCGGAAGATCAGATTGCGGTAACGATCTGGAAGGGTGGCGTCGTTGTCCATACCACGCTTCGCGGTCTCAATATCGCGCGGCCGAGGAAACCTGGCTTTGAAAATGTCGTCATCGCCGGCGAACCTTGGCGGGTTTATTCAACGGACAACGACACCTGGACCGTGCTGGTCGCGCAGCGCGACAAGGTTCGTCAGGAGTTTGCCCGAAGCGCCGCCGTGGGGGCCGCGGCGCCGATCCTGATCGTCATACCGCTGTCCTGGCTCGTCGTCGGCTGGGCGCTGAACCGGATGCTTGGACGGTTGGACACCTTGGCGCGAGATATCGCCAATCGAAGTGCGGTAGCGGCCGCAGCCATTCCCCTCACCGGAATTCCGGTCGAAGTGGCGCCTCTGGTCGAAAGCATGAACGGCCTGATCGAGCGCCTGCGCGCCGCCGTCGAAGCGCAGAAGCGGTTTCTCTCCGACGCGGCGCATGAACTCCGCACCCCGCTCGCCGCGATGCAAATCCAGGTAGATAACCTCAAGATCAACAGTTCCGGTTCGGTCGGAGCGGAATTCGAGGCTGGCAAGGCGGCACTTGCGCAGGGCGTAAGGCGCGCGAGCGCCCTCGTCGGTCAACTGCTGCGACTGGCTCGCCTCGATGAACCCGTAGCACCCCTCAGCGAAACGGTTGAGGTGGGTCCGCTGCTGCTCGACTGCGTCGGCGATCATGTGGTGCTGGCCGAACACAAGGGCATCGATCTCGGGGCCCGGATGGAGACGTCCGCGACGCTGCATGGTTCGGTCGAGGAATTGCGCGTTCTATTCGCAAACCTGATCGATAACGCCGTGCGGTACACGCCCTCCGGCGGGCAGGTGGACGTTTCCCTGACTCTGCGCGACGGGCGAAGCGTTGTCGAGGTTCTGGATACGGGTACCGGTTTGCCGCCCGGCGCCGTTTCCCGCATCTTCGATCGGTTCTATCGCGCGTCGCCGCCGGACGTCGAGGGAACCGGTCTGGGGCTGGCGATCGCGCGGCGAATTGCCGAGCGCAACGGTCTTGTCCTGACCGTCGAGAATCGCCCCGACGGGGCCGCCGGCGTTCTCGCGCGCGTCACATTACCGGCATAGCGCTCTTTTTTCTTCTCGCCCCACCCAGGCTCATTTTGTCCTCAGTCTCCGGGGCCATGGTCATCTCATCGGAGCGGGCCGTCGCCGACGCGTCGCGCATCCGTTCGCAAGCGGGGGCGAATTGGAGAGACACATGATCAGGACTACCCCGTATCGCCTGGGCGCCTTGGGCGCCGCAGGTATCTTGCTGGCGCTCGCGGCGCCAGCGCTGGCCTACACCGGTCAAAAGCTTGCCGGTCAAGCGAAGGTCACCATTACGCAGGCCCGGGAAACCGCCCTCAAGGCCCATCCCGGGAAAGTCACCGACGAAGAGCTTGAGCGCGAATCCGGAGGCAGCGGCCTGCGTTATTCGTTCGACATCAAGAACGGCTCGCGGACGCAGGAAGTCGGCGTCGATGCCGCGAGCGGCAAGGTGCTCGAAAACAAGACAGAAGGTCCTCATCCGGACTGACCCGCAGCATGGTCCCACGAACAAACCCGGTGCGTCCTCGCACGCGCCGGGTGGCCGGCTACATAACGGAAATGCAATCATGACCCCAGCCCAGAAATTCGCATTGAGCAAAGTCCCTGAAGTCACGCTCGGCTTCTGGATCATCAAAATTCTTGCCACAACGCTCGGCGAGACCGGCGGTGACACCGTCACCATGACGCTGAACTGGGGTTATTTGGCGGGAACAGCCTTGTTCGCGGTGCTGCTCATCGCGTTCGTGATCGCACAGATCGTCGCGAAGCGCTTTCACCCGTTTCTCTACTGGGCGACCATCGTGGCCTCGACCACCTTTGGCACCACGATGGCCGACTTCGCCGACCGATCGCTCGGGATCGGTTATACCGGCGGCTCATCGCTGCTGTTTCTCTGCCTCGTGAGCGTCCTCGGGCTTTGGTATTGGTCGGAGGGAACGGTATCGGTCAACACTGTCTCTACGCCGAAGGTCGAGGCGTTTTACTGGGGAGCGATCACGTTCTCGCAAACCCTCGGCACTGCGCTCGGCGACTGGCTGGCCGACACCGGCGGCCTTGGTTATGAAGGGGGCGCTCTCGTCTTTGCGGCCGGGCTGGCCGTCGTTGTCGCACTCTATTATCGCACAAACGTGTCGCGGGTGCTGCTGTTCTGGGCGGCCTTCATTCTGACCCGTCCGCTCGGCGCGACGGTCGGCGACTTCCTCGATAAACCGGTCGCTGCCGGGGGTCTCAGTCTCAGCAGACCGCTCGCATCGGCGGTGATCGCAGCCTTCATCCTTGCGTGCCTGATCCTGTTGCCGCAGCGCGCGGGCAAGCATCCGGCATGACGCTACTGCGTCGGCAAGCGATGGCGATCCTCATGAGCGTTCGCAAATTTTCAAGCGTGGCGCGTCGAGCGATGCAGGATCCGTAGCCGTCGGAGAGCGGCTCCCATGTTCAATTTGTCAATTTGTCGTTCAATCAGCAATCGTTGTTCGGAGAAAGCCGCATGTACAGAATCGTCAGCACAGAAGCCAGCAAGGTGCCGGCAATCACGCTCGGATTCTGGGTCATCAAGATATTCGCGACCACCCTGGGCGAGGTGGGCGGCAACGCGGTAACATTGACGTTGGGTCTCGGTTATCTGATCGGCACTGCAATCTTTGCCACCGTATTGATTGCGGCCGTGAGTGCTCAGATTAGGGCGAAGCGATTTCAGCCCTTCCTGTACTGGGCCGCCATCACGGCGACCACGCTCGCCGGAACGACGCTTGCCGACTTGGTCGATCGTTCGCTCGGCATTGGCTATCTCGGCGGCTCCCTGTCGCTCTTCACGATGGTCATGGCGACACTGGGCTTGTGGTACTGGTCGCTCGGCTCCGTCTCCGTCGAAACCGTTACGTCGCCCAAAGTCGAAGCGTTCTACTGGGCGACCATCATGTTCTCGCAGACCCTCGGCACGGCGCTCGGCGACTGGATGGCAGATGACACCGGGCTCGGTTACAACGGCAGTGCGCTTGTGATCGCCGTCGTCTTGGCAATCGTCGCTGTTCTTTACTTCTTTACGACGATGTCTCGCACCACGTTGTTCTGGGCCGCTTTCATCCTGACGCGCCCGCTGGGCGCCACGATCGCCAACTCACTTGACAAGCCGATCGCCGCCGGGGGGCTTGCCATTGGAGATTTTTCCGTCTCGGCGGCCCTCATCGTTGTCATTACCGTTTGTATCCTCGTTATTCCGCAGCGGCCGGGACCGCATCCCGCGGCATTTTCGCCGCGTCCCTGAGATTAGGCGTTGGTTGAAGACTACATCATGGAGTTCTCAAATGGAGGAACATCGTTCAACACCGCGTCGCGGGGTCTCCTTTGGTGGAGGTGCGATCAGTTGCTCAATTCGAAATCTTTCCGAGTACGGCGCCTAGCTTGACGTGACATCACCCATCGGAATTCCTGACGTCTTTTCCCTGGTAATGGAGAACGGCGCGCATCAGTGCCGGGTTATCTGGCGCAAGGAGAAGCGTATCGGTGTTCGCTTCACCGCATCGCATTCCGATGACCAAAAACGGGAAACATAGCCTTGATCGTATTCCGAAGGTGGTCGTCAGACGGTCGATAGGATCGGTCGTGTCGGAGGAGATCCACCTACGTCCGATGCCGCCAGACACTCTCGGTGAGAATCACGGCAAGACCGGCGAACAGGATTGCGCCGCCCCAGGCCGAGCCCGGAATCAGCCATGGCAGCACAAGCCACGCGACGCCAAGCCATACAACGATTGTGATTGCAAAGCTGCCGTCATCCACGAACAGGCCGTAAAGCTCCAGAATGATCGTCTTGAACCAGCGCATGCATGAGCTCCTATCGTTTCGCGGCATCGCGCGCGGCAAACCGGGCCCGGCAAAGCGAGGTTGCGATCAATGCGATGATCAGAAAGCCAGCGACGAGACCAAGGATCGACCAGTCCTGCCCCGGCCATCGAAGTCCCATGCCTTCGCCAACCCAGAAAGCCCCAAAGGCGGAGAGCAATACACCGACCATGAACTTCAAGGTATTCTCCGGAATGGATGCCAAAGGTTTGTGAACGACAAAGCCAAGCAGGACGACGACAAGCAGCGCGGCCAGCGCCCCCACGCTCGCCGGAACAAGCAAGCCCACGCCGCCGGAACCGACAGCGATAACAATGAAGACTACCTCTGTGCCCTCGAGCATCGTGATTTTGAAAGCTGTTGCGATGGCGACCTTGTCCCATCCTCGCCCACGCTGCGCGAGCTTGCGCAGCGATTCCGTTTGCCTGGAATAGATCGCGTTCTCGTCATGCAAAGGAATAACTCCGGCCGAACGCAGGATTGCCTTGCGCAGCCATCGCATTCCGAAGAGGAGCAGAAGCAGTCCGACGGCGAGCTGGACGACATCCAGCGGGATACGCGTGAGCGCCGGACCGATAGCCACGACGATGGCCAGCAGCACGCCAAGCGCGGCCCCACTTCCGATCAGTGCACCGCTCCAGCCGCGGACCGCGCCCACGGCCAGAACCACGGTCAGAGCTTCGACGAACTCGACGAGTGAGGCCAGAAATGCGGCAATCGCCGGCGGCCAAGCATGCGCCCAATTAACGATCATGTTACTTCTTCCGATGAGAATTTGAGACAGCGCACCGACGCGAACCGGTGATGCAAGATGAATTTAGGTACACCGAGTATTGTATCATTGTCGGCGAGCGAATCCTCCGTGAAGGAAACCGACACTTGCCGAATACGGAAAATGGGACGACCTATCTTTCCGCAGAATGGTGGGTCTGCGTTGA
This genomic interval carries:
- a CDS encoding molybdopterin-dependent oxidoreductase; the protein is MMNRRTALKGGAALLAGSGMIGGSSLASFAAETVTLPFENGERPLVKYPQKRTMIGLTSRPPQLETPFSVFNENIITPNDAFFVRYHLADVPLDIDPDKFSVDIKGKIDKPMKLSLADIKKMPAMELIAVNQCSGNSRGFFNPRVAGGQLGNGAMGNARWKGVPLKTVLDKAGVQSGAKQVVFGGMDGPVSDKTPDFAKALEIDHARDGEVMLAYAMNGQDLPVLNGFPLRLIVPGYYGTYWVKHLNEINVVDNVFDGFWMKTAYRIPDTDCGCVEPGTAPKATIPINKFTVRSFITNVADGAKVKAGAETPLKGIAFDGGTGIKMVEVSIDGGKTWTTGTLDKDLGKYSFREWRLPVKLAAGAHELKVRATSNDGKTQPMEALWNPAGYLRNVVETVRVTAA
- a CDS encoding sulfite:cytochrome C oxidoreductase subunit B, with product MKRLALTFAGVVALAVAGSGLAVVSAKPVSYKLPDETAAFKPGPNLEVVQNNCTACHSADYVKTQPQGPKFKKDFWQAEVTKMIKVYGAPIEDADVGKIVDYLAATY
- a CDS encoding MBL fold metallo-hydrolase, with the protein product MSGAVAAACRSATERRRRRQSGSRWRRRLAAVATILALAVPLKAFAACSAPVAVQVLGSGGPDSNDARASSGYLLWVDGEARLLVDAGGGVFLRFGEAKAKFESLDAIAITHLHADHVSDLPALLKSGFFGERQRPLPIVGPSGGSAFPGMKEFMRALFDPKRGAFRYLSGYLDGSGGMVRADIIEMNAAAATPKAAFGNDRFKLTAIGVKHGPVPALGYLVEVRGRRIAFAGDQNGDNSAFAAMIKGADILVMDHAVPEMADPVSRQLHARPSEIGLLAAKSGVAQLVLSHNMARSLGPLQENLAIIRQHYDGPTKVAEDLMCFD
- a CDS encoding nucleoside phosphorylase gives rise to the protein MRVLRETGRAKPFAGWPCYHTELDTFLLAGQQVGIIGRVVGAPFAVLVAEELFASGCRLLVSLTSAGQILPSKTPPYFVIIDRALRDEGTSYHYATPSEFAEADPQMVKVAADAILETTLQAVVGSSWTTDAPFRETAEAIEAAREKGILAVEMEAAALYTFARIAGVRLLCLAHVTNTMGQTDDDFEKGEADGTRDALNMLGAVVGALLAY
- a CDS encoding SAM-dependent methyltransferase, translating into MSDENRQAHWDEVYTSKGENAGSWFQENPALSLELIKLAGVTSASAIVDIGGGASRVVDGLIANGFERVTVLEWVTVDVTKWEPSENYDIWHDRAAFHFLTEAADRIAYTRRLKTALRSGGHIIIGTFALDGPERCSGLPVIRYDAAGLSEEIGPEFELIATQPHEHITPRGATQRFQFSTFRRT
- a CDS encoding response regulator transcription factor, with translation MRVLLLEDDAMIGEGLSRTLAEEGMSVDWVRAGGEAEAALADGGHAIVLLDLGLPGVEGLDLLKAARSRGFDTPVLIITAREGLDSRVAGLDLGADDYLVKPFETRELLARMRAVLRRRAGSATSYLVTGTIELNTETHELSHADIVQVLPAREYALMHALMERPGRILSRAQVEERIYGWGEEVESNAVDALIYSIRRKFGKDIIFNVRGAGWMVQKS
- a CDS encoding ATP-binding protein, with translation MTTVSLRRATLVSMTVLLTLVGAAAMLLAYKLARDEAADFLDGQLRQVALNAGLGLPDADAPPASDQDPEDQIAVTIWKGGVVVHTTLRGLNIARPRKPGFENVVIAGEPWRVYSTDNDTWTVLVAQRDKVRQEFARSAAVGAAAPILIVIPLSWLVVGWALNRMLGRLDTLARDIANRSAVAAAAIPLTGIPVEVAPLVESMNGLIERLRAAVEAQKRFLSDAAHELRTPLAAMQIQVDNLKINSSGSVGAEFEAGKAALAQGVRRASALVGQLLRLARLDEPVAPLSETVEVGPLLLDCVGDHVVLAEHKGIDLGARMETSATLHGSVEELRVLFANLIDNAVRYTPSGGQVDVSLTLRDGRSVVEVLDTGTGLPPGAVSRIFDRFYRASPPDVEGTGLGLAIARRIAERNGLVLTVENRPDGAAGVLARVTLPA
- a CDS encoding PepSY domain-containing protein; the protein is MIRTTPYRLGALGAAGILLALAAPALAYTGQKLAGQAKVTITQARETALKAHPGKVTDEELERESGGSGLRYSFDIKNGSRTQEVGVDAASGKVLENKTEGPHPD
- a CDS encoding membrane protein; this encodes MTPAQKFALSKVPEVTLGFWIIKILATTLGETGGDTVTMTLNWGYLAGTALFAVLLIAFVIAQIVAKRFHPFLYWATIVASTTFGTTMADFADRSLGIGYTGGSSLLFLCLVSVLGLWYWSEGTVSVNTVSTPKVEAFYWGAITFSQTLGTALGDWLADTGGLGYEGGALVFAAGLAVVVALYYRTNVSRVLLFWAAFILTRPLGATVGDFLDKPVAAGGLSLSRPLASAVIAAFILACLILLPQRAGKHPA
- a CDS encoding COG4280 domain-containing protein; the protein is MIVNWAHAWPPAIAAFLASLVEFVEALTVVLAVGAVRGWSGALIGSGAALGVLLAIVVAIGPALTRIPLDVVQLAVGLLLLLFGMRWLRKAILRSAGVIPLHDENAIYSRQTESLRKLAQRGRGWDKVAIATAFKITMLEGTEVVFIVIAVGSGGVGLLVPASVGALAALLVVVLLGFVVHKPLASIPENTLKFMVGVLLSAFGAFWVGEGMGLRWPGQDWSILGLVAGFLIIALIATSLCRARFAARDAAKR